A region of Vitis vinifera cultivar Pinot Noir 40024 chromosome 13, ASM3070453v1 DNA encodes the following proteins:
- the LOC100257034 gene encoding uroporphyrinogen decarboxylase, translated as MSCIYSSSISSFSALSTSLRSRSPSPSNSKPRIYCALGGTVAEPIIINATEPLLLTAVRGEDVERPPVWLMRQAGRYMKSYQIICEKYPSFRERSENVDLVVEISLQPWKVFKPDGVILFSDILTPLSGMNIPFDIIKGKGPVIFNPLRTADDVEQVREFVPEDSVPYVGEALTILRKEVDNAAAVLGFVGAPFTLASYVVEGGSSKHFSKIKRLAFSQPKVLHALLQKFTTSMAKYIQYQADNGAQAVQIFDSWATELSPVDFEEFSLPYLKQIVDSVKQTHPNLPLILYASGSGGLLERLPLTGVDVVSLDWTVDMAEGRRRLGTDVAVQGNIDPGVLFGSKEFITNRINDTVRKAGKGKHILNLGHGIVVGTPEENVAHFFEVARGIRY; from the exons ATGTCGTGCATCTACAGCAGCTCAATCTCTTCCTTCTCTGCTCTCTCCACTTCCCTCAGATCGAGGTCTCCTTCTCCTTCAAATTCAAAGCCCAGGATTTACTGTGCCCTTGGAG GGACTGTGGCAGAACCAATAATTATTAATGCTACTGAACCCCTCTTGCTTACTGCTGTTCGAGGTGAAGATGTTGAAAGACCCCCAGTTTGGCTTATGAGGCAAGCAGGGAGGTACATGAAG AGTTACCAAATCATATGTGAGAAGTATCCTTCATTTCGTGAAAGATCAGAAAATGTTGATCTTGTTGTGGAAATTTCTCTGCAGCCATGGAAAGTTTTTAAACCTGATGGG GTTATTTTATTCTCAGACATCCTTACCCCTCTTTCGGGGATGAATATACCTTTTGACATCATAAAAGGTAAAGGTCCTGTCATATTCAATCCTTTGCGCACAGCTGATGATGTTGAACAAGTAAGAGAATTTGTTCCTGAGGATTCAGTTCCATATGTTGGGGAAGCATTGACAATCTTGAGAAAAGAG GTGGATAATGCAGCAGCAGTGCTGGGTTTTGTTGGGGCCCCCTTTACGCTGGCATCATATGTGGTTGAAGGTGGTTCATCAAAGCATTTCTCCAAAATAAAGAGACTAGCTTTCTCTCAACCCAAG GTTCTCCATGCACTTCTTCAGAAATTCACAACCTCCATGGCAAAGTACATTCAGTACCAAGCTGACAATGGAGCTCAAGCTGTTCAGATCTTCGACTCCTGGGCAACAGAACTTAGCCCAGTAGACTTTGAGGAGTTCAGCCTGCCTTACTTAAAGCAGATTGTGGATTCTGTGAAACAAACCCATCCAAATCTCCCTCTAATTCTCTACGCAAGCGGGTCTGGGGGCTTGCTCGAGAGGCTACCTTTGACAGGTGTTGATGTAGTGAGCTTGGATTGGACAGTTGACATGGCTGAAGGCCGGCGGAGACTGGGAACCGATGTGGCCGTTCAGGGCAATATAGATCCCGGCGTTCTATTTGGTTCAAAAGAGTTCATCACCAACCGGATAAACGACACAGTGAGGAAAGCTGGTAAAGGGAAACACATTTTGAATCTTGGCCATGGAATTGTGGTAGGTACACCAGAAGAGAATGTTGCTCATTTCTTTGAAGTAGCTAGAGGAATCAGATACTAG
- the CIPK13 gene encoding CBL-interacting protein kinase 13 isoform X1, translated as MENKGNVLMQRYDVGRLLGQGNFAKVYYGRDLKTGQSVAIKVIDKEKIFKVGLIDQTKREISVMKLVKHPNVIQFYEVMATKTKIYFVMEYAKGGELFNKVAKGRLMEDFARNYFQQLISAVDFCHSRGVYHRDLKPENLLLDENGVLKVTDFGLSALAESKHQDGLLHTTCGTPAYVAPEVINRKGYDGAKADIWSCGVILFVLLAGYLPFHDSNLMEMYRKIGKADYKCPNWFPSEVRRLLSKILDPNPNTRISIAKIMVNPWFRRGFIPKPLKTKTEVKDLDPLGTDTVFGPCENNSAAAGEMKELSKPTQPTNLNAFDIISLSTGFDLSGLFATNDQKKEVQFTSRQPATAIISKLEEIARRLRLKIKKKDGGLLKLEGSVEGRKGPLSIDAEIFEFTSSFHLVEMKKSSGDTLEYQKILRQEIRPALKDIVWAWQGEQQQQQQQQQQQEPYQELQVHSS; from the coding sequence ATGGAAAATAAGGGGAATGTGCTGATGCAAAGGTATGATGTCGGGAGATTGCTAGGCCAAGGAAACTTTGCTAAGGTTTACTATGGAAGGGATCTAAAAACTGGCCAGAGTGTAGCCATTAAGGTGATCGAcaaagaaaagatttttaaagTGGGGCTAATTGATCAGACCAAGAGGGAGATATCTGTTATGAAGCTTGTAAAACACCCTAATGTCATTCAGTTTTACGAGGTCATGGCCACCAAAACCAAGATTTACTTTGTTATGGAATATGCCAAAGGTGGTGAGCTGTTTAACAAGGTAGCCAAAGGAAGGCTCATGGAGGATTTTGCAAGGAATTATTTTCAACAGTTGATCAGTGCCGTTGACTTTTGCCACAGCAGAGGTGTTTATCACCGGGATTTGAAACCAGAAAACCTATTGCTGGACGAGAATGGAGTTCTGAAGGTGACAGATTTTGGGTTGAGTGCCCTTGCAGAATCGAAGCATCAAGATGGATTACTCCACACAACTTGTGGAACCCCTGCTTATGTAGCGCCAGAAGTGATAAATAGAAAAGGGTATGATGGGGCCAAAGCTGACATCTGGTCTTGTGGGGTGATCTTATTTGTTCTTCTGGCTGGGTATCTCCCATTCCATGATTCAAATCTAATGGAGATGTATAGGAAGATAGGCAAGGCAGATTATAAATGCCCCAATTGGTTCCCATCTGAAGTGCGCAGGTTGCTGTCAAAAATCCTTGACCCAAACCCTAATACTAGGATTTCCATTGCAAAAATAATGGTAAATCCCTGGTTTAGGAGAGGGTTCATCCCCAAGCCTTTGAAAACTAAAACAGAAGTCAAGGATTTAGATCCACTGGGCACAGATACAGTTTTTGGCCCTTGTGAGAATAACAGTGCTGCTGCCGGAGAGATGAAAGAGTTGTCGAAACCTACCCAGCCTACCAATTTGAATGCATTTGATATCATCTCTCTTTCTACGGGGTTTGACTTGTCTGGTTTGTTTGCAACCAATGACCAAAAGAAAGAAGTACAATTTACATCCAGGCAGCCCGCCACAGCTATCATATCTAAACTGGAGGAGATTGCTAGGCGCCTAAGactgaaaattaaaaagaaggatGGAGGATTGTTGAAATTGGAGGGATCAGTGGAAGGTAGAAAGGGGCCATTGTCCATTGATGCTGAAATATTTGAGTTTACTTCGTCTTTTCATTTGGTGGAAATGAAGAAGTCCAGTGGTGATACTTTGGAATATCAGAAGATACTGAGACAGGAGATAAGGCCAGCACTCAAGGACATTGTTTGGGCTTGGCAAGGTGAGCAGcaacagcagcagcaacaacaacaacaacaagaaCCATATCAAGAACTGCAGGTTCATTCTTCTTGA